The region TCATCTGACCAAATACCATGGTGGTCTTGGACATGACGCCCGACTCGGTCATCTCGTGGTAGAGGTCGTTCCCCTCGCGCGTGCGCTCGCCCACGCCGGCGAAGACGGAGAAGCCACCGTGCTCCGCCGCGGTGTTGCGGATCAGCTCCTGGATGATGACGGTCTTACCGACCCCGGCGCCGCCGAACACGCCCACCTTCCCGCCCTTTCGAAAGGGGGCGATGAGGTCGATGACCTTGATTCCCGTCTCGAAGATCTGCGGCGTCACCTCTTGCTCCTCGAGGGACGGCGCGGGACGGTGGATCGGATAGGAAACGCTGGTGTCCACGGGCCCCTTGAGGTCGATCGGCTCGCCGAGGACGTTGAAGATCCGGCCGAGGGTCTCGGGCCCCACGGGGACCGAGATCGGGCCGCCGGTGTCGACCGCTTGCACGCCGCGACTGAGACCGTCGGTGGCGGACATCGCGACCGTGCGCACCCAGTTGTTGCCGAGGTGCTGCTGGACCTCCACGACGAGCTTCTCGTCTCCATCGCGCGGGATCTCGACCGCGCTGTAGATATCGGGCAGCTCATCCGCGGGGAACTCGATGTCCACCACGGGGCCGATGATCTGCACGACCGATCCGACGGTTCCTTTGGGCATGTGCCGTTTCCTCCTGAGTTAGCCCGCCTGCGCCAGCGCTTCGGCAGCGCCGGCGATCTCGGTGATCTCCTTCGTGATGGCCGCCTGGCGCGCCTTGTTGTACGTCAGGGTGAGGCCCTGGACCAGCTCCTGCGCGTTGTCGGTCGCGTTGCGCATCGCCACCATCTGGGCGCTGTGGGCGCTCGCCGCCGTCTCGAGCAGGTACAGATAGAGCTGCGTCTCCACGTAGCGCGGGAGGAGCGCCGCCAGCACCTCGTCCGGGTTCGGCTCGATGATGAAATCGACGGGCGTTCCGTGCTCCTCGGGCCGCTGGACCGGCAGCAGACGCACCACCTGCGGCTGCTGCACAAGGGTCGAGACAAATTTTGGATAGATCACCTCGACCGCGTCCACGGCCTCGGACGCGTAGGCGTCGATGACGACGCGCGCCACGGGAATGATGTGGTCATACTCGGCGCGATCGGTCATGCCGATGAAGGTGGCCGCGAGGTGGCGTCCCCGGCGCGTAAAGAAGTCCTGCCCCTTGCGCCCGACCGTGATCAGCTCTGGCTCGACGGGGCGGGCGAGGACCTCCTCCGTCGCCCGACGCAGGACGTTGCTGTTGAGCGGGCCGGAGAGGCCGCGGTCCGACGTGAATACCACGTACGCGGTCTTGCGCTCGGGGCGGACGCGCAGGAGCGGATGGACCGCCGGCGAGTCCGTGCGCTGCTGGGCCAGCTCGCCCAGCATGACGCGCGCCGCCTCGGAGTACGGACGCGCGGCCAGCACGCGAAGCTGCGCCCGCCGCATGCGCGACGCGGCCACCATTTGCATGGCGCGCGTGATCTGCGAGATGTTCCGGACGCTGCGGATGCGTCGGCGAATGTCGCGAAGGCTGGCCACTCCCTCTCCTCTCTAACGCTGGCGAAGTGCGCTCACCCGACAAACGTTTTCTGGTATTCCGCGATGGCCGCTCGAAGCTGCTCCACGGTCTGGTCGGAGAGCTGCTTCTCGGCGGTGATCGTTTCGCCGATCTGCGGGTGGCTGCTTTCCATGAAGCTGTGGAACCCGTCCTCCCACGCGCGGACGCGATCGACGGGCACCTCGTCCAGGATGCCGTTCGTGACGGCCCAGAGGATCATGACCTGCTGGGACAAGGGGACGGGCTTGTACTGCGGCTGCTTCAGCACCTCCTGGATGCGGAGCCCGCGCTCGAGCTGGGCGCGCGTGGCGCGGTCCAGGTCCGATCCGAACTGCGCGAAGGCGGCCAGCGCGCGGAACTGGGCGAGGTCCAGCCGCAGCTTGCCCGCCACCTGGCGCATGGCCCGCGTCTGGGCCGCGCCGCCCACGCGGGACACGGAGATGCCGACGTTCAAGGCGGGCCGAATGCCCGCGTTGAAAAGGTCCGACTCCAGATAGATCTGGCCATCGGTGATGGAGATCACGTTGGTCGGGATGTAGGCCGACACGTCGTTCGCCTGCGTCTCGATGATGGGGAGCGCCGTGAGCGAGCCGCCGCCATTCTCCGGGCGCAGCTTCGCGGCGCGCTCCAGAAGCCGGGAGTGGAGGTAGAAGACGTCGCCCGGGTAGGCCTCGCGGCCGGGCGGGCGCCGGAGGAGGAGCGAGACCTGGCGGTAAGCCCAGGCATGCTTGGAGAGATCGTCGTAAACGATAAGCGCCTCGCGGCCGCTCTCCATGAACTCCTCGCCGATGGCGCAGCCGGCATAGGGGGCGAGGTACTGCATGGGGGCCGGGTCGGCGGCGGTGGCCGCGACCACCACCGTGTGCTCCATGGCGCCGTGGCGGTCCAGCACGTCCACGATCTCCGCCACCTGGGCGCGCTTCTGCCCGATGGCGACGTAGATGCAGAGGAGGTCGCCGCCCTTCTGGTTGATGATCGTGTCCAGGGCGATGGCCGTCTTGCCCGTCTGCCGGTCGCCGATGATCAGCTCGCGCTGGCCGCGCCCGATGGGGATCATCGAGTCGAGCGCCTTGATGCCCGTCTGCACCGGCGTGTTGACGGACTGGCGGAAGATGACGCTGGGCGCGATGCGCTCCACGGGGCGCGTGCTGCTCGTGGCGATGGGGCCGCGTCCGTCGATGGGCTGGCCGAGCACGTCGACCACGCGGCCGATGAGGGCATCGCCCACGGGCACCTCGATGACGCGGCCCGTGCTGCGCACCTCATCGCCCTCGGAGATGTCCGTGTAGGGACCGAGGATGATGGCGCCGACCGTGTCCTCTTCCAGATTGAGGGCGAGGCCCATGACGCCATTGCTGAACTCCAGCAGCTCACTGGACATCACGTTGGACAGGCCCCAGATGCGCGCGATGCCGTCGCCCACCTCTGTCACGGTGCCGACATTCGTGGCTTGGATGGCCTGGTCGAAGCCTTCGATTTGTTTGCGCAGGATCGCGCTGATCTCGTCTGATGACCGAACCGCCATCATCTCCTCCAATGTCCCTGGGCCCGGGCCAGTCGGCCGTTCGGGTTAATTATTCCTGTCGGCGGTCACGCGCTTCGGAGCTGCTTCCGCAGCGTCTCCAGCCGGCCGCGCACGCTGGCGTCGATGAGCTGGTCGCCCACGCGCGCCACGACCCCGCCGATGATCTCCGGATCGACGGAGAAGCGCGTCTCCACCGGGCGGCCCAGATAGCGCGCGAGCCAGCCCTCGACGTATTGCTGATCCGGCGCCGCCAGCGGTACCGCGGAGGTGACGTCGGCGAGGGCGATGCCCTTCTGCGCGCGGGCCAGATCGGCGAACGCCTCGGCCAGCTCCGGCAGCTTGTCGACCCGTTTGCGCTCCAGCAGGATGGTGAGGAGCGAGCCGACCTCGCGGCTGAGGGGGCCGGCCACCGACTCCAGCGCCTCCTGCTTCTGGCGGATGGCCACGCCGGGGCTGCCGAGCACGCGCGCGACCGCCGGGTCCGCCACCACGGCGGCGAGCCGCCGCAGCTCGTCCGCCCAGGCGTCGATGGTGCCCCGCTCGCGCGCGATAGAGAAGAGCGCGACGGCGTAGCGCCCGGCGGGCCCACCATGCCGCGCCATGCTACTGCATCACCTCTGCGGGCTGGCGCGCGTCCTTCCCTCCCCCCGTGCGGGGGAGGGTCAGGGAGGGGGGCGCGCAGCGAAGACGGACGCTGTCATGCTGAGCGCAGCGAAGCATCTCTCGGGCGCGAGATCCTTCGGGCTTCGCCCTCAGGATGACGGGCTCGCCGCGCACCCTGCGGTCGCGTGTCAGGGAGGGGGGCGCGTCCTTCCCTCCCCCCGTGCGGTCGCGCGTCAGGGCGGGGGGCGCGTCCTTCCCTCCCCCCGTGCGGGGGAGGGTCAGGGAGGGGGGTGCAATCACCATCAGCAACCTAC is a window of Chloroflexota bacterium DNA encoding:
- a CDS encoding F0F1 ATP synthase subunit beta (Produces ATP from ADP in the presence of a proton gradient across the membrane. The beta chain is a regulatory subunit), giving the protein MPKGTVGSVVQIIGPVVDIEFPADELPDIYSAVEIPRDGDEKLVVEVQQHLGNNWVRTVAMSATDGLSRGVQAVDTGGPISVPVGPETLGRIFNVLGEPIDLKGPVDTSVSYPIHRPAPSLEEQEVTPQIFETGIKVIDLIAPFRKGGKVGVFGGAGVGKTVIIQELIRNTAAEHGGFSVFAGVGERTREGNDLYHEMTESGVMSKTTMVFGQM
- the atpH gene encoding ATP synthase F1 subunit delta, yielding MARHGGPAGRYAVALFSIARERGTIDAWADELRRLAAVVADPAVARVLGSPGVAIRQKQEALESVAGPLSREVGSLLTILLERKRVDKLPELAEAFADLARAQKGIALADVTSAVPLAAPDQQYVEGWLARYLGRPVETRFSVDPEIIGGVVARVGDQLIDASVRGRLETLRKQLRSA
- the atpG gene encoding ATP synthase F1 subunit gamma; the encoded protein is MASLRDIRRRIRSVRNISQITRAMQMVAASRMRRAQLRVLAARPYSEAARVMLGELAQQRTDSPAVHPLLRVRPERKTAYVVFTSDRGLSGPLNSNVLRRATEEVLARPVEPELITVGRKGQDFFTRRGRHLAATFIGMTDRAEYDHIIPVARVVIDAYASEAVDAVEVIYPKFVSTLVQQPQVVRLLPVQRPEEHGTPVDFIIEPNPDEVLAALLPRYVETQLYLYLLETAASAHSAQMVAMRNATDNAQELVQGLTLTYNKARQAAITKEITEIAGAAEALAQAG
- the atpA gene encoding F0F1 ATP synthase subunit alpha, which produces MAVRSSDEISAILRKQIEGFDQAIQATNVGTVTEVGDGIARIWGLSNVMSSELLEFSNGVMGLALNLEEDTVGAIILGPYTDISEGDEVRSTGRVIEVPVGDALIGRVVDVLGQPIDGRGPIATSSTRPVERIAPSVIFRQSVNTPVQTGIKALDSMIPIGRGQRELIIGDRQTGKTAIALDTIINQKGGDLLCIYVAIGQKRAQVAEIVDVLDRHGAMEHTVVVAATAADPAPMQYLAPYAGCAIGEEFMESGREALIVYDDLSKHAWAYRQVSLLLRRPPGREAYPGDVFYLHSRLLERAAKLRPENGGGSLTALPIIETQANDVSAYIPTNVISITDGQIYLESDLFNAGIRPALNVGISVSRVGGAAQTRAMRQVAGKLRLDLAQFRALAAFAQFGSDLDRATRAQLERGLRIQEVLKQPQYKPVPLSQQVMILWAVTNGILDEVPVDRVRAWEDGFHSFMESSHPQIGETITAEKQLSDQTVEQLRAAIAEYQKTFVG